Proteins encoded by one window of Lepisosteus oculatus isolate fLepOcu1 chromosome 18, fLepOcu1.hap2, whole genome shotgun sequence:
- the mrpl49 gene encoding large ribosomal subunit protein mL49, giving the protein MSAARINMSSGVCLGLRVAYRCFNSARSRSGVGVQTRAFCSSAREQFSPAVESTEEYKYVERLIPPTRVPPPPKHTGPTPSGWVPPPALPPALPYMVRRSRMHNVPVYTDITHGNRKTTVLRKIEGDIWALEKDVKAHLACLTGKSPPTQVNEVTRSIRVKGHFDEELKSWLVEKGF; this is encoded by the exons atgtctgccgCCAGGATAAACATGTCTTCGGGGGTTTGTTTGGGACTCAGGGTCGCTTACAGGTGCTTTAACTCGGCCAGGAGCAGATCGGGAGTCGGCGTTCAGACACGG GCATTCTGCTCCAGTGCCAGGGAGCAGTTCAGCCCGGCTGTCGAGTCCACAGAGGAGTATAAGTATGTGGAGAGGCTGATCCCGCCCACCAGAGTGCCCCCGCCCCCCAAACACACAGGCCCCACCCCTTCCGGTTGGGTGCCTCCCCCAG CTCTGCCCCCGGCCCTCCCCTACATGGTCCGGCGGTCTCGGATGCACAACGTGCCCGTCTACACCGATATCACCCACGGCAACCGCAAGACCACCGTCCTGCGCAAGATCGAGGGCGACATCTGG GCCCTGGAGAAGGACGTGAAGGCGCACCTGGCCTGTCTGACGGGGAAGAGCCCGCCCACGCAGGTTAATGAGGTCACCAGGAGCATCCGGGTCAAAGGTCACTTCGACGAGGAGCTGAAGTCCTGGCTGGTGGAGAAAGGCTTCTGA
- the faub gene encoding FAU ubiquitin like and ribosomal protein S30 fusion b → MQLFVRAQSLHTLEVTGQETVAQIKAHIEALEGVACEDQVLLVGGSPLQDEALIGQCGVEEFSTLEVTARLLGGKVHGSLARAGKVRGQTPKVDKQEKKKKKTGRAKRRMQYNRRFVNVVQTFGKKKGPNANS, encoded by the exons ATGCAGCTGTTTGTTCGTGCTCAGAGCCTCCACACCCTCGAGGTGACCGGCCAGGAGACGGTCGCTCAGATCAAG GCTCACATTGAGGCTCTGGAAGGTGTGGCCTGTGAGGACCAGGTGTTGCTGGTGGGCGGGTCTCCCTTGCAGGATGAGGCTCTGATTGGCCAGTGCGGCGTTGAGGAGTTCAGCACTCTGGAAGTGACTGCCCGCTTGCTGGGAG GCAAGGTGCACGGGTCTCTGGCCAGAGCcggaaaggtcagagggcaaACTCCCAAG GTGGACAAgcaggagaagaagaagaagaagactgGCCGTGCCAAGCGCAGGATGCAGTACAACCGGCGCTTCGTCAACGTGGTGCAGACCTTCGGCAAGAAGAAGGGCCCCAACGCCAACTCTTAG